The sequence GGTGCGCGACGGCATCGCCAAGAAAACCCCGATCCGCGTCGGCGCTTCCAGCATCGACAAGGTGGAGATCCTCGATGGCCTGAAGGAAGGCGACCGCATCGTGATCTCCGGTACCGACAGCTTCAAGGGCGCGGCCACGGTCGCGATCAGCAACTGACGCAGATTCACTCCCTCCCCTACATGCAGGGGAGGGCTGGGGTGGGGTAGCTATTCGTCACACAAGATCAAAAGCGTCACCCCCTCCCGACCTCCCCCTGCGCAGCAGGGGGAGGGGCAGAACACCATCACCACCACCAAAGGACGCAACCATGCTGAAGATGACCCACCTGTCCAAGGTCTACCGCACCGAAGTGGTGGAGACCTATGCGCTGCGCGATTTCAACATCGACGTGAAAGAGGGCGAGTTCGTCGCCGTCACCGGCCCGTCCGGCTCCGGCAAGACCACCTTTCTGACCATCGCCGGACTGCTGGAAACCTTCTCGGGTGGCGAGTACCACCTGGACGGCATCGAGGTGAGCAACCTCAACGACAACGCCCGCTCGAAGATCCGCAACGAGAAGATCGGCTTCATCTTCCAGGCGTTCAACCTGATCCCCGACCTCAACGTGTTCGACAACATCGAGGTGCCGCTGCGCTACCGCGGCATGAAAGCGGCCGAGCGCAAGCAGCGCATCATGGAGTCGCTGGAGCGTGTCGGCCTGGCCTCGCGCGCCAAGCACTATCCGGCCGAACTTTCCGGCGGCCAGCAGCAGCGCGTGGCGATCGCCCGCGCGCTGGCCGGCTCGCCGCGCCTGCTGCTGGCGGACGAACCGACCGGCAACCTGGACACCCAGATGGCGCGCGGCGTGCTCGAGCTGCTGGAGGACATCCATCGCGAAGGCGCCACCATCGTGATGGTCACGCACGACCCGGAACTGGCCGCCCGCGCCCAGCGCAACGTGCACATCATCGACGGCCAGGTGGTGGACCTGTCGGAGGACCCGCGTTTCCACACCATGCACGCGGTCGAGGCCGACGAGGCGCATGGCTGATTGGGCGGGAATAGAGAGCAGGGAATAGGGAATGGCAAAAGCGTGCACGGACGTGGCGTCGTGGCAACTCCCTATCCCGATTCTCCATTTCCCACCCACTTCTCCGGCAGAGATTCCTGATGCTTGCCTACTACCTCCAACTCGGCCTGCGCAGCCTGCGGCGCAACCCCGCGCTCACCACCTTGATGGTGATGGCGATCGGCTTCGGCGTGGCCGCGTCGATGATCACCTGGTCGGTGTTCCGCGCGGTGTCGGGCAACCCGATCCCGGGCAAGTCCTCGCAGCTGTTCACGCCGCAGGTGGACGGCTGGGGGCCGCAGCAGAACCTGAAGGGCGAGCCGGCGGAAGCGCTGGGTTACGTCGACGCGATGGCGCTGCTGCGTGCGCTTCAGGCAAAGCGCCAGACCCTGCTGTATCCGGTGCAGCTGTCGGTGATGCCGGGAGGCAACCGCGAGCTTCCGCTGAACGCCAACGGCTACGCCGTCACCGCCGATTTCTTCGGCATGTTCGAGGTGCCGTTTCGCTACGGCAGGGGCTGGGCCGCGCAGGACGACGACGCGCGGGCCAGCGACGTGGTCATCAGCAGCGAGCTCAACCAGAAGCTGTTCGGCGGCGCCGACAGCGTGGGGCGCACGCTCGGGCTGGGCGGCCATGACTTCCGCATCGTGGGCGTCGCCAGCCACTGGAACCCGCGCCCGCGCTTCTACGACCTGTTCAGCACCAGCGGCTTCGCCGACGAGCCGGACATCTACATGGTGTTCAATCGCGCGCTGGACCTGCAGATGCGCACGGGCGGGCGCAACAGTTGCCGCGGTTCGATCAGCTACACCAGCTGGCAGGGCTACCTGCAGAGCAACTGCGTGTGGCTCACGCCGTGGGTGGAACTGGACAGCCCCGCCGAAGTCACCCGCTACCGTGCTTTCCTGGAGAACTACGCCGCCGACCAGCAGCGCGCGGGCCGCTTCGGCTGGGCCGCCAACGTGCGCCTGCGCGACGTGACGCAGTGGCTCGACTACGAGCATGTGGTGCCGCCGGAAAGCCGCATCGCGCTGGTGGTGGCACTGGGCTTCTTCCTGATCTGCCTGGTCAACACCATCGGCCTGCTGCTGGCCAAGTTCATGCGCCGCGCCGGCGAGATCGGCGTGCGCCGCGCGCTGGGCGCAACGCGCGGCGAGATCTACACGCAATACCTGGTCGAGGCCGGCACGGTGGGCCTCGCCGGCGGCGTGCTCGGCCTGCTGTTCACCGCGGTGGGCGTGTCCGGCGTGGGCATCCTGTTCCAGCCGGAGATCGCCAGGCTGGCGCGGCTCGACCTCTCGCTGGTGGGCCTGACCTTCGTGGTGGCGATCCTCGCCACCGTGGCGGCAGCGTTCTACCCGGCGTGGCGCGCAGCACACGTGCAGCCCGCCTGGCAACTGAAGTCGAGCTGAGGAGAGCGCCATGCATATCCAGATCAGGCCCATCCTCACCGCGCTGCGCCGGCACAAGGCGGGCACCCTGCTGATCGCGCTGCAGATCGCGCTGACGCTGGCCATCGTGTGCAATGCGTTGTTCATCATCCACCAGCGGCTGGCCAACCTGTCAGCGGCGAGTGGCGTGGACGAGGCGAACGTGTTCGTCATCCAGAACCAGTGGGCCGCCGACCGCTCGACGGAACAGGTCGATGCGCAGGTGCGCGCCGACCTGCTCGCGCTTCGGCAGCTGCCGGCCGTGCGCAACGCCACGCCGGCCAGCGGCTATCCGCTCAGGGGCGGCGGCTGGGACAACTTCGTCACCATGACGCCCGAGCAGGTCAAGCCGACCACGGATGCGGCGGTGTACACCGGCGACGAGCATTTCATCGACACGCTGGGCCTGAAGCTCGTCGCCGGGCGCAATTTCCGCCCTGACGAGGTGATGGTGATGGGCACCCAGCAGGCCATCACGCCGCCGACGGCGATCGTGAGCAAGGCGCTGGCCGACCGTTTGTTCCCCGACGGCAAGGCGCTGGGCAAAAGCTTCTACGCGATGGGCACCGAGCCGAGCACCATCGTCGGCATCGTCGACCCGCTGCACCGGCAGGGCGTGGACCAGTGGAGCAACGGCTATGCCGGGCAGGCGCTGATCTGGCCGATGCGGGCGGATGACGCGCGCGGGATCTACTACATCGTGCGCGCCAAACCCGGCCAGCTCGCCGACGCCATGCGCGAGGCGCCCAAGGCGTTGTACGCGCAAAGCCGCCTGCGCATCATCGAGCCGAAGGACGGCATCCAGGACTACGCCGCCATCCGTCACAAGGTCTACGATCGCGACCGCGGCATGGCGATCCTGATGGGCATCATCAGCGTGGTGCTGCTGGCGATCACCGCCGCGGGCATCGTCGGCCTCACCAGCTTCTGGGTCGGCCAGCGGCGCAAGCAGATCGGCGTGCGCCGCGCGCTGGGCGCCAGGCAGCGCGACATTCTCGCCTACTTCCTCACCGAGAACTTCCTGATCAGCGCGACGGGCGTGGTGCTGGGCGCCGTGCTGGCGGTCGCCTTCAACCTGTGGACGGTGACCCGTTTCGAGATGAGCCACATGTCGATGGCCTACGTGGGCATTGGCATGGTGGCGCTGCTCCTGCTCGGCCAGGGCGCGGTGCTTGCGCCGGCGTTGCGTGCTTCGCGCGTGTCGCCGGTGGAGGCGACGCGCTCGGTGTGATTTCTCCCTCCCCTGTGACCGAAGGGAATCCATCTTCGGGACAAGCAGGGGAGGGCTGGGGTGGGGTGCTCTTGCTCTTTGCCTCAAAAGCTTCACCCCCTCCCGACCTCCCCCTGCCAAGGCAGGGGGAGGAGACCAACAACGGAGTGACCGCAATGTTTTCCTACTACCTCGAACTGGCGTTGCGCAGCCTGAAACGCAGCCCCGGCCTCACCGCACTGATGGTGCTGGCGATCGGCTTCGGCGTGGCCGCGTCGATGACCACCTGGTCGGTGTTCCGCGCCGTGTCGGGCGATCCGATCCCGTGGAAGTCCGCGCAGTTGTTCGTGCCGCAGATCGACAACTGGGGGCCGAACGGACGCGGCAGCGACGGCGAGCCGCCGGACGCGATGTCCTACAACGAGGCGATCACCCTGATGCGCGATCACCGCGCCAAGCTGCAGTCGGCGATGTATCAGATTTCCCCGTCGATCGTGCCGGCGGATGCCAGCAAGCATCCGATCAACGTCAGCGGCCATGCGGTCTACAGCGAATTTTTCCCGATGCTGGACGTGCCGTTCCTGTTCGGCAGCGGCTGGAGCGCCACCGACGACGCGCAACGCGCCGCCGTGGTGGTGATCAGCAGCAAGCTCAACCAGAAGCTGTTCGGTGGCAGCAACAGCGTGGGCAGGACGGTCAACGTCGAGGGCAAGGACTATCGCGTGGTTGGCGTGCTGAACGACTGGAATCCGCAGCCGCGTTTCTTCGACGTGGTCAACAGCGGCGGCTTCTCCACCGGTGTCGAGGATGTGTTTGTGCCGTTCCAGCGCGCCATCGCGGTTGGCATGCCGAACGACGGCAATACCAATTGCAACGCGGTGCCGGCCGAATCGGGATTCGTCGGCCTGCAGCACTCCGCTTGCGTGTGGATTGCCTACATGGCCGAACTGGACGACGCGGCTGCGGTGACGGCTTACAAGCAGTATCTCGACGGTTATGCGCGCGACATGCAGCAGTCCGGCCGCTTTGGCTGGGCGCCGAACAACCGCCTGCGCGACCTGCCGTCATGGCTGGACAACCAGCATGTCGTGCCCAGCGATACCAAGGTATCGCTGCTGGTGGCGCTGGGCCTGCTGCTGGCATGCCTGGTCAACACGACCGGCCTGCTGCTGGCGAAGTTCCTGCGTCGCAGCGGCGAGATCGGCGTACGCCGCGCACTGGGTGCGCCGCGCCTGGCGATCTATGCGCAGTTCCTGGTCGAGGCCGGCATTGTCGGACTGAGCGGGGGCTTGCTTGGCTTGCTGCTGACCGGTGTCGGGGTGGCCAGCGTGGGCTGGGTGTTGCCGAAGGACATCGCCGCACTGGCGCGGGTCGACTTCTCGCTGCTCGTGCTCACGCTGCTGGTGGCCGTCATCGCGACCATGCTGGCCGGGCTCTATCCCACTTTCCGCGCCTCGCGCGTGCAGCCGGCGTGGCAGCTCAAGTCCAATTAGCGTGCTGTCCCCATGCACGAAAGCAGCCATCCATGGCCGCACTCCTCAATAAAGCCGGCTTCATAGGGTAGTAAAAGGAAAATCATCATGACCCTGCATCCCATTCTTGCGGCATTGCGCAAACACAAGGCCGGCGTCGTGCTCATTTCGCTGCAGATCGCGCTGACTCTGGCGATCGTCTGCAATGCGGTGTTCATCATCGGCCAGCGTGTCGAACGGGTGAACCGGCCCACCGGCCTCGACGAGAACGATCTGTTCCTGGTCTCCCAGCAATGGGTGGGTGCGCCGAGCGGGGATGATCCGGCCGGCGTGGAAAAACTCGACGTGATGCAGCGGGAGGACCTGGCGGCGCTGCGCAACCTGCCCGACGTGGCCTCGGTGGCGCCGAGCAATTCGATACCGCTGCTCAATTCCTCGTGGACGGGTGCGTTGTCGCTCAAGCCCGATCAGAAATTTGAAAAAGGCATCACGCGTACGGCGTACTACTTCACCGACGAGCATGCCCTGGCCACGCTGGGGCTGCGCCTGGTTTCCGGCCGCGCCTTCACTGCCGCTGACGTGCAGCATCAGGGTGCCCGCGACCAGCGCAATCGTCCGATCGTGATCGTGACCCAGGCGCTGGCCGACAAGCTGTTCCCGCAAGGCGGTGCGGTAGGCAAGGTGGTCTATACCGACGGCAGCAGTGCACCGAGCACCGTCATCGGTGTGGTTGCGCGCCTGCAGACACCCAGCACCGGCAGCTTCGGCAACGATTTCGCCTGGAACTCGACCCTGGTGCCGGCCCGGCTGGATGCGAACTTTGCGCGCTATGTGGTGCGGGCCAAACCGGGCCGGCGCGATGCGGCGATGCACGCCGTGCCCGCGGCGCTGTATGCAGTGAACCCGATGCGCGTGCTCGACGACGACAGCGTCAAGTCATTCACCGATATCCGCGCCAGCGCCTACCGCGCCGACGTCGGCATGGCGATCCTGATGGGCGTGGTCTGCCTGATCCTGCTCTGCGTCACCGCCGCCGGCATCGTCGGCCTGACCAGTTTCTGGGTCGGCCAGCGGCATCGGCAGATCGGCGTGCGCCGCGCGCTGGGCGCGCGCAAGGTCGACATCCTGCACTACTTCCAGATCGAGAACCTGCTGATCGCCGGCACCGGCGTGGTAATTGGCGTGCTGCTGGCGGTGGGCCTGAACATGTGGCTGATGAGCCATTACGAGATGACCCGCATCCCGCTGTCGTACGTGCTGGCCGGCGTGCTGGCGATGCTGGCGATCGGCCAGGCCGCGGTGTTCGTGCCGGCCAGGCGTGCGTCCAACGTGCCGCCGGTGGAGGCGACGCGGGCGGCGTGATGACTTTCGCTCCCTCCCCTGCGCTCGCAGGGGAGGGCTGGGGAGGGTAAGGCTTTTGACCTTGAAGCCAAAAGCACCCCCTCCCGACCTCCCCCTGCGACCGAAGGAAGTCCCTTGGGGCTTGCAGGGGGAGGGGTCAAGAACAATGGAGCACATGGAATGTTCGGCTACTACTTCGACCTCGCCCTGCACAGCCTCAGGCGCAACAAGGCGCTCACCGCGCTGATGGTGCTGGCGATAGCGCTGGGCATCGGCGCCAGCATGACCACGCTCACCGTGCTGCACGTGCTGTCGGGCGATCCGCTGCCGGGGCGCAGCGGCACGCTGTACTACCCGCAGGTCGATCCGCGCGACAACAGCGGCATCATGCCGGGCCAGGAGCCGCCGCAGCAGCTCACGGAGATCGACGGTTTCAACCTGCTGCATGCGGGGCGGGCGGATCGGCAGGCGCTGATGACGGGCGGCGCGGTGCCGATCCAGCCGGACTCCGCCGCGATCGATCCGTTCTACGTGGAGGCGCGCTACACCACGGCGGATTTCTTCGCGATGTTCGGGGCGCCGTTCCGCTACGGTCGCGGCTGGAGCGCGGCCGACGACGAGGCGAAGGCGCGCGATGTGGTGATCAGCAGCGAGTTGAACGAGCGCCTGTTCGGCGGCAGCAACAGCGTGGGCCGCACCTTGCTCGTGGCTGGCAGCCTGTTGCGCATCGTGGGCGTGCTCGACGACTGGACGCCCAGCCCGCACTTCTACGACCTCAATACCGGCTCCTACGGTTATGCCGAGCAAGTGTTCATGCCGCTGCAGACCGCGCTGGACCTGCACGTGGACCACAACGGTTCCACCGACTGCTGGGGCAACGGCACCGGCGGCGTGGGAACCATCTATCCCGCGTCGAGCTGCGTCTGGATGCAGTTCTGGGTGCAGCTGGACACGCCGGCCAAGGCCGCCGACTACAAGGAGTTCCTGGTCCATTACTCCGAGCAGCAGAAGGCACTCGGGCGTTTCGTGAAGGCACCGAACGTGCGCCTGCGCAACCTGATGCAGTGGCTGGCCTATCAACAAGTGGTACCCGACGACGTGCGCCTGCAGGCCGGGCTGGCCTTCGGCTTCCTGCTGGTCTGCCTGGTGAACACGGTGGGCCTGATGCTGGCGAAGTTCCTGCGTCGCACCGGCGAGCTGAGCGTGCGGCGCGCGCTGGGCGCCTCGCGGCGTGCGCTGTTCGCGCAGCTGTTGATCGAGTCGGGGGTGGTGGGGCTGGTGGGCGGCGTGGGCGGCCTGCTGCTGGCGCTGTTCGGCCTGTGGGTGGTGCGGCACCGGCCTTCCGACTATGCCGCGCTGGCGCACCTCGATCCCGCCATGCTGCTGACCACCTTCCTGCTGGCGCTGGGCGCAAGCCTGCTGGCCGGCCTGCTGCCGGCCTGGCGCGCCTGCCAGGTGGCACCCGCGCTCCAGCTGAAAAGTAATTAGTGCGCTTTCCCTGCGCGTGGAAGCGGCCATCCATGGCCGCACTACTCAAGAAAAGCCGCTCCGATCAGGGGCATGGGACAAGACTCATGGAACTGCGACCGATACTTTCCACGCTGCGACGGCACAAGATCACCGCGTGGCTGCTGATCCTGGAGATCGCGCTGACCTGCGCGATCGTGTGCAACGCGGTGTTCATGATCGGCCACCGGCTGCAGCACATGCACATGTCCAGCGGCATCGACGAGCATGCGCTGGTGCAGATCCAGCTGGCCCAGATCGCACCCACGCCGGACATCTTCGCCCGGGCGAGGGAAGATCTTGCCGTGTTGCGACAGGTGCCGGGCGTGCAGGCGGCGGCGCTGACCAACCAGTTGCCGATGCAGGGTTCCTCGTCGAACGCCAGCCTCAAGCTGGATCCGGCGCAGCGCGAGCCCACGCTCAGCGCCGGCACCTACTTCGGCGAGGACATTCCGCAGACCATGGGCGCGCGGCTGGTGGCCGGGCGCAACCTGCAGCCGGACGAGATCGTCAATGCGGATGTGGTGGTCAAGGCACTGGCCAGCGGCAACACCAAGGCCCTGCCTGCTGCGGTCACGGTGATCACCCAGGCGCTGGCCGACCGCCTGTGGCCGGGGCAGAACCCGCTGGGCAAGACGATCTACCTCACCGACCAGGTGAGCGTGCGGGTGGTCGGCGTGCTGGCCGACCTGGCGCGTGCCAACGCCTACAACGACGCCACCGCGCATTACTCGGTCGTCCTGCCGCTGTTCATGGGCGCGGGCAAGAACCAGAGCTATGTCATCCGCACCCGGCCGCAGGATCGCGAGACGGTGCTCAAGGCCGCCGTGGCCGCGCTGAAGAAGGCCGACCCGCAACGGGTGGTGACCCAGCAGCGCACCTACGACGAACTGCGCGGGAAGTTCTTCGCCAACGACCGCGCGATGGCCGGCATCCTGGTCGGCGTGATCGTGGCGCTGCTGGTGGTTACCGCGCTGGGCATCGTCGGTCTGGCCAGCTTCTGGGTGGCGCAGCGCCGCCGCACCATCGGCGTGCGCCGTGCGTTGGGCGCCACCCGCGGCGACATCCTGCGCTACTTCCTGACCGAGAACTTCCTGCTCGCCGGCTTCGGCATCGTGTTGGGCATGCTGCTGGCCTACGGCATCAACCTGTTCCTGATGCTGCATTACGAATTGCCAAGGCTCCCGGCCATCTATTTCCCGGTGGGCGCCATCGTGTTGTGGCTGATCGGGCAAGTGGCGGTGCTGGGGCCGGCGCTGCGCGCCGCGGCGGTGCCACCGGTGGTGGCGACGCGGTCGGTGTGACGCTTTTTATTTCCTCCACTGTGACTGAAGGGAATCCCTCTTCGGGGCAAACAGGGGGAGGGGACATGACCAGAGATGGAGTGATGCAATGTTCGGCTACTACCTCGACCTCGCGCTGCGCAGCCTGAAGCGCAACAAGGTACTGACCGTGCTGATGGTGATCGCGATTGCCGTCGGCATCGGCGCCAGCATGACCACGCTGACGGTGATGCACCTGCTGTCCGGTGACCCGGTGCCGACCCGCAGCGGCACGCTGTTCTATCCGCAGGTCGACCCGGATCCCAGTCCGGCCGCCAACCATCAGCCCTACGACATGATGGATTACCGCTCCGCACTGGATCTGTGGAGCGCGCACCGCGCCGACCGCCAGGCAATGGTGACCAGCAGCCAGCTGCGGCTGACCGCGCCGCAGGTGAACCTGCCGCCGCTGATGGCGCAGATGCTGTCGACCACCAGCGATTTCTTCCCGATGTTCGATGTGCCGTTCCGCTATGGCGGCGGGTGGACGGCACAGGACGACCAGAGCCGGGCACGGGTCGCGGTGATCTCGTCGGATCTCAACAACAAGTTGTTCAACGGTGCCGACAGTGTGGGTCGCACGCTGCGGCTGAAAGATTCGGATGTGCGCATCATCGGTGTGTTGGCACCGTGGCGGCCGTCGCCGCAGTTCTACGACGTGGCAGGCGGACGCTTCTCCAACGGCAATACGGCGGGTTTCTACAGCCGGCCTGAGGATGTCTTTATGCCGTTCCAGAGTTCGCTGGAAATCAATGCCGGCGGCTTCCAGCCGTTCACCTGCTGGAGCTTGCCAGGCGATCCGGTGCACCTGCAGAACTCGCCCTGTGTGTGGGTGGCGTTGTGGGTGCAGCTGGACAGCGCGGCCAAGGTCGCTGGCTACCGGCGGTTCGTGGCCGATTACGCGACCCAGCAAAAGGCGTTGGGGCGATTCGTGCATGCCGACAACACGCAGTTGCGCAGCTTGATGGCGTGGCTCGACTTCAACCAGGTGGTGCCCAGCGATGTACGCCTGCAGACGTGGCTGGCATTTGCCTTCCTGCTGATCTGCCTGTTCAACACGGTGGGCCTGTTGCTGGCGAAGTTCCTGCGCCGCGCGGGCGAGATCGGCGTGCGCCGCGCACTGGGAGCGAGCCGGGCAGCGGTATTTGCGCAATGCCTGGTCGAAGCCGGCCTGATCGGTCTGCT is a genomic window of Rhodanobacter thiooxydans containing:
- a CDS encoding ABC transporter permease, whose protein sequence is MHIQIRPILTALRRHKAGTLLIALQIALTLAIVCNALFIIHQRLANLSAASGVDEANVFVIQNQWAADRSTEQVDAQVRADLLALRQLPAVRNATPASGYPLRGGGWDNFVTMTPEQVKPTTDAAVYTGDEHFIDTLGLKLVAGRNFRPDEVMVMGTQQAITPPTAIVSKALADRLFPDGKALGKSFYAMGTEPSTIVGIVDPLHRQGVDQWSNGYAGQALIWPMRADDARGIYYIVRAKPGQLADAMREAPKALYAQSRLRIIEPKDGIQDYAAIRHKVYDRDRGMAILMGIISVVLLAITAAGIVGLTSFWVGQRRKQIGVRRALGARQRDILAYFLTENFLISATGVVLGAVLAVAFNLWTVTRFEMSHMSMAYVGIGMVALLLLGQGAVLAPALRASRVSPVEATRSV
- a CDS encoding ABC transporter permease; amino-acid sequence: MFSYYLELALRSLKRSPGLTALMVLAIGFGVAASMTTWSVFRAVSGDPIPWKSAQLFVPQIDNWGPNGRGSDGEPPDAMSYNEAITLMRDHRAKLQSAMYQISPSIVPADASKHPINVSGHAVYSEFFPMLDVPFLFGSGWSATDDAQRAAVVVISSKLNQKLFGGSNSVGRTVNVEGKDYRVVGVLNDWNPQPRFFDVVNSGGFSTGVEDVFVPFQRAIAVGMPNDGNTNCNAVPAESGFVGLQHSACVWIAYMAELDDAAAVTAYKQYLDGYARDMQQSGRFGWAPNNRLRDLPSWLDNQHVVPSDTKVSLLVALGLLLACLVNTTGLLLAKFLRRSGEIGVRRALGAPRLAIYAQFLVEAGIVGLSGGLLGLLLTGVGVASVGWVLPKDIAALARVDFSLLVLTLLVAVIATMLAGLYPTFRASRVQPAWQLKSN
- a CDS encoding ABC transporter ATP-binding protein — encoded protein: MLKMTHLSKVYRTEVVETYALRDFNIDVKEGEFVAVTGPSGSGKTTFLTIAGLLETFSGGEYHLDGIEVSNLNDNARSKIRNEKIGFIFQAFNLIPDLNVFDNIEVPLRYRGMKAAERKQRIMESLERVGLASRAKHYPAELSGGQQQRVAIARALAGSPRLLLADEPTGNLDTQMARGVLELLEDIHREGATIVMVTHDPELAARAQRNVHIIDGQVVDLSEDPRFHTMHAVEADEAHG
- a CDS encoding ABC transporter permease, whose protein sequence is MTLHPILAALRKHKAGVVLISLQIALTLAIVCNAVFIIGQRVERVNRPTGLDENDLFLVSQQWVGAPSGDDPAGVEKLDVMQREDLAALRNLPDVASVAPSNSIPLLNSSWTGALSLKPDQKFEKGITRTAYYFTDEHALATLGLRLVSGRAFTAADVQHQGARDQRNRPIVIVTQALADKLFPQGGAVGKVVYTDGSSAPSTVIGVVARLQTPSTGSFGNDFAWNSTLVPARLDANFARYVVRAKPGRRDAAMHAVPAALYAVNPMRVLDDDSVKSFTDIRASAYRADVGMAILMGVVCLILLCVTAAGIVGLTSFWVGQRHRQIGVRRALGARKVDILHYFQIENLLIAGTGVVIGVLLAVGLNMWLMSHYEMTRIPLSYVLAGVLAMLAIGQAAVFVPARRASNVPPVEATRAA
- a CDS encoding ABC transporter permease produces the protein MLAYYLQLGLRSLRRNPALTTLMVMAIGFGVAASMITWSVFRAVSGNPIPGKSSQLFTPQVDGWGPQQNLKGEPAEALGYVDAMALLRALQAKRQTLLYPVQLSVMPGGNRELPLNANGYAVTADFFGMFEVPFRYGRGWAAQDDDARASDVVISSELNQKLFGGADSVGRTLGLGGHDFRIVGVASHWNPRPRFYDLFSTSGFADEPDIYMVFNRALDLQMRTGGRNSCRGSISYTSWQGYLQSNCVWLTPWVELDSPAEVTRYRAFLENYAADQQRAGRFGWAANVRLRDVTQWLDYEHVVPPESRIALVVALGFFLICLVNTIGLLLAKFMRRAGEIGVRRALGATRGEIYTQYLVEAGTVGLAGGVLGLLFTAVGVSGVGILFQPEIARLARLDLSLVGLTFVVAILATVAAAFYPAWRAAHVQPAWQLKSS
- a CDS encoding ABC transporter permease, coding for MFGYYLDLALRSLKRNKVLTVLMVIAIAVGIGASMTTLTVMHLLSGDPVPTRSGTLFYPQVDPDPSPAANHQPYDMMDYRSALDLWSAHRADRQAMVTSSQLRLTAPQVNLPPLMAQMLSTTSDFFPMFDVPFRYGGGWTAQDDQSRARVAVISSDLNNKLFNGADSVGRTLRLKDSDVRIIGVLAPWRPSPQFYDVAGGRFSNGNTAGFYSRPEDVFMPFQSSLEINAGGFQPFTCWSLPGDPVHLQNSPCVWVALWVQLDSAAKVAGYRRFVADYATQQKALGRFVHADNTQLRSLMAWLDFNQVVPSDVRLQTWLAFAFLLICLFNTVGLLLAKFLRRAGEIGVRRALGASRAAVFAQCLVEAGLIGLLGGAGGLLLTLFGLWLVRRQPVEYADLVHLDAAMFLATFALALAASLLAGVLPALRASRMAPSLQLKTL
- a CDS encoding ABC transporter permease, which gives rise to MFGYYFDLALHSLRRNKALTALMVLAIALGIGASMTTLTVLHVLSGDPLPGRSGTLYYPQVDPRDNSGIMPGQEPPQQLTEIDGFNLLHAGRADRQALMTGGAVPIQPDSAAIDPFYVEARYTTADFFAMFGAPFRYGRGWSAADDEAKARDVVISSELNERLFGGSNSVGRTLLVAGSLLRIVGVLDDWTPSPHFYDLNTGSYGYAEQVFMPLQTALDLHVDHNGSTDCWGNGTGGVGTIYPASSCVWMQFWVQLDTPAKAADYKEFLVHYSEQQKALGRFVKAPNVRLRNLMQWLAYQQVVPDDVRLQAGLAFGFLLVCLVNTVGLMLAKFLRRTGELSVRRALGASRRALFAQLLIESGVVGLVGGVGGLLLALFGLWVVRHRPSDYAALAHLDPAMLLTTFLLALGASLLAGLLPAWRACQVAPALQLKSN
- a CDS encoding ABC transporter permease — translated: MELRPILSTLRRHKITAWLLILEIALTCAIVCNAVFMIGHRLQHMHMSSGIDEHALVQIQLAQIAPTPDIFARAREDLAVLRQVPGVQAAALTNQLPMQGSSSNASLKLDPAQREPTLSAGTYFGEDIPQTMGARLVAGRNLQPDEIVNADVVVKALASGNTKALPAAVTVITQALADRLWPGQNPLGKTIYLTDQVSVRVVGVLADLARANAYNDATAHYSVVLPLFMGAGKNQSYVIRTRPQDRETVLKAAVAALKKADPQRVVTQQRTYDELRGKFFANDRAMAGILVGVIVALLVVTALGIVGLASFWVAQRRRTIGVRRALGATRGDILRYFLTENFLLAGFGIVLGMLLAYGINLFLMLHYELPRLPAIYFPVGAIVLWLIGQVAVLGPALRAAAVPPVVATRSV